A stretch of Miscanthus floridulus cultivar M001 chromosome 13, ASM1932011v1, whole genome shotgun sequence DNA encodes these proteins:
- the LOC136499503 gene encoding receptor-like protein 52, whose product MLASWRAATAGAHCYWPYVGCDSAGRVTSLAPASTGIIGPIPDAIGGLSSLAHLDISNNIIFEVFPTAPYHCASLRYLNLSLSHLTGKLPDDIGHGLSGNEFNGTIPESLSRLRNLRYLALDSNSFIGAIPAFFSSLHNIRYLSLDSNSLTGAIPMSLYSLHNLRYLSLDSNSLTGAIPTFLSSLHNLRNLRNLTHLWLSGNNFYGAIPMSIGRLPSLMELYLDNNNLTGEIPASIGRLPSLTNLVLSSNHLTGTLPPELGKDSPALSYVSVDNNELTGRIPE is encoded by the exons ATGCTCGCGTCATGGAGGGCGGCTACTGCGGGCGCGCACTGCTACTGGCCATATGTTGGGTGCGACTCGGCTGGGCGTGTCACTAGCCTCGCCCCTGCCAGCACCGGGATTATAGGGCCAATCCCGGATGCCATCGGAGGCCTCTCTAGCCTCGCTCACCTAGACATCTCAAACAACATCATTTTTGAAGTGTTCCCGACTGCACCATATCACTGTGCCTCGCTTCGGTACCTAAACCTATCCTTGAGCCACCTCACGGGCAAGCTCCCTGATGACATCGGCCACGGCCTCAGTGGGAATGAGTTTAATGGCACTATTCCTGAGTCTTTGTCTAGGCTCCGGAACCTCCGGTATCTCGCGCTGGATAGCAACAGTTTTATTGGTGCTATCCCCGCGTTTTTTTCTAGTCTCCACAACATCAGGTATCTCTCGCTGGATAGCAACAGTCTCACCGGTGCTATCCCGATGTCTTTGTATAGTCTCCACAACCTCAGGTATCTCTCGCTGGATAGCAACAGTCTCACCGGTGCTATCCCGACGTTTTTGTCTAGTCTCCACAACCTCAG AAATCTTCGGAACCTCACACATTTGTGGCTCTCTGGAAACAACTTCTACGGTGCGATACCCATGAGCATCGGCCGGTTGCCATCATTGATGGAATTGTACCTCGACAACAATAACTTAACCGGTGAAATACCCGCGAGCATCGGTCGATTGCCTTCATTGACAAACTTGGTGTTGTCTAGTAACCATCTTACGGGCACACTCCCACCAGAGCTCGGTAAGGACTCACCCGCCTTATCTTATGTTTCAGTTGACAACAACGAGCTCACTGGTCGGATACCAGAGTGA
- the LOC136499505 gene encoding receptor-like protein EIX2 gives MPALRFMDLSSNSLHGLLPPWTRSSSVTLLQSLHLANNHFKGDFPSVIKKCGNLITLDLASNSFTGEIPSWIAESSPQLRFLRLSSNMFAGAIPGQIVQLRKLQLLDLSNNKLTSPMPVDFANFTGMTQEQSTGVIIIYDYSYLEQIQLVWKNQEYEYSIPFVTGIDLSCNFLSQAIPQGITALPGLRSLNLSRNNFSGNIPRDIGNLALLESLDLSWNHLNGEIPPSLADLKALSTLNLSNNGLSGRIPTGSQLQTLDDPSIYSNNPGLCGSPLKECANKTSVPTQNEISNDGVGRETLWFYCFVVAGFIFGFWLSWCVLFCKEKWRYALQQHVDNLQEKVANKIAAHCRSRARR, from the coding sequence ATGCCGGCATTACGGTTTATGGATTTATCCAGCAATTCGCTTCATGGCCTACTTCCGCCGTGGACGAGATCATCAAGCGTCACTCTTCTTCAATCTCTACATCTAGCCAACAACCATTTCAAAGGCGATTTTCCTTCAGTCATTAAGAAATGTGGCAACCTTATCACACTGGATCTTGCGAGCAATAGCTTCACGGGTGAAATACCCTCTTGGATAGCTGAGAGCTCGCCACAGCTCAGATTTCTTAGGCTGTCATCAAACATGTTTGCTGGAGCAATACCCGGTCAAATTGTACAACTTCGCAAGCTCCAGCTACTGGATCTGTCAAACAACAAGCTCACCAGCCCCATGCCTGTTGATTTTGCAAACTTTACCGGCATGACACAAGAACAAAGTACTGGGGTAATAATCATATATGACTATTCATACTTGGAGCAGATTCAACTGGTCTGGAAGAATCAGGAGTATGAATACAGCATCCCATTCGTTACAGGTATTGACCTGTCGTGCAATTTCCTTTCACAAGCGATTCCTCAAGGCATTACAGCCCTCCCTGGACTCAGGTCATTAAACCTGTCACGGAATAATTTCTCGGGAAATATTCCCAGAGATATTGGTAACCTGGCATTGCTGGAATCCCTCGACCTGTCATGGAACCATCTGAATGGTGAAATTCCTCCTAGCTTAGCAGATTTGAAAGCTCTAAGCACTCTGAACCTTTCCAACAACGGTTTATCAGGAAGGATACCAACAGGTAGTCAGCTACAGACACTAGATGATCCATCAATATACAGCAACAACCCAGGGCTATGTGGTTCTCCTTTAAAAGAATGTGCGAACAAGACATCTGTGCCAACGCAGAACGAAATCAGTAACGACGGTGTTGGTAGAGAGACACTGTGGTTCTACTGTTTTGTGGTTGCTGGATTTATCTTTGGGTTCTGGCTATCATGGTGCGTCTTATTTTGCAAGGAGAAATGGAGATATGCGCTCCAGCAGCACGTCGACAACTTGCAAGAGAAGGTCGCCAACAAGATTGCTGCACACTGTCGCTCCAGGGCCAGGCGCTGA